Within Scomber scombrus chromosome 12, fScoSco1.1, whole genome shotgun sequence, the genomic segment TATGTGCACATTAATGTAGTTGGCTAAAATTTCAtcataaatgtatctttatctaAATTTCAAAATATGATACTGTGTTATTGAGctattaaaataatacagtaaataacaaaataatttacataattATTCCCATTCTTTTGACTCAAACAAAAGTTAATCAGTTAGTTACATGTTGAACGTCACACACTGAACACTGTAATTAACATCTGGTCGTCTTCTCTGCAGCTTTCAAGTTCTGCCTCCAGTACACTCGCAAAGCTGAGTTTCGCAAGCTGTGCGACAACCTGCGTATGCATCTGGGTCAGATCCAGCGACACCACAACCAGAGCACCGCCATCAACCTGAACAACCCCGAAAGCCAGTCCATGCATCTGGAGACACGTCTGGTGCAGCTGGACAGCGCCATAAGCATGGAGCTCTGGCAGGTCTGTTGTTTGCATCTTTCAGCCTTTTTACTACTAACGTGTAAAATGTCAGGGAATGCTTTGGAATATAAGTAGcagtaatgtaaaataagtAGTGTAAGACTTGAATAAAGACTGTGCAGTGGTATTGTTCTTCTAATGCCCTCCAGTGTTGGAATTAATTGAAATGCAGATGAATGTAATGTTAAAAGTATTGTTTCTCTTTCAGGAAGCATTCAAGGCTGTTGAGGACATCCACGGCCTGTTTGCTCTTTCCAAGAAGCCCCCCAAGCCCCAGCTGATGGCCAACTACTACAACAAGGTGTCCACTGTGTTCTGGAAATCTGGAAATGCTCTTTTCCACGCCTGCACCCTCCATCGGCTCTACCACCTCTCCAGGGAGATGCGCAAGAATCTCACCCAAGATGAGATGCAGAGGTAACTCATTCATTGCCTGTACAGATGTGCACATGATTTACACTGGCAGAGGACGGATGGTTAATAACACACTTTCTATCTTTAGGATGTCCACCAGAGTCCTCCTGGCCACTCTGTCCATTCCCATCACTCCCGAGCGCACTGATATCGCTCGTCTGCTGGATATGGATGGAATCATTGTGGAGAAACACCGCCGGCTGGCAACCCTCCTTGGCCTGCAGTCTCCACCAACCCGCCAGAGTCTCATCAATGACATGGTACATGATGTGCATGAGAAATAAACTTCAAGGGTTTTAGGTTTCTATATTGTAcctgaatatgttttatatttaatacacAGGTTCTGCTTTTTGTTTCAAGAACTCATTTCCTATCAAGGAAAATCAGAAGTTACACTTGACATTGTAAAATGATCTGTTCATAAAGATGTTGTCAAACTTGTCATGACAGAGGTTTgtctttaatgtgtgtgttccagGTGAGATTTAACCTGCTGCAGTATGTCGTACCTGACATTAAGGAACTTTACAACTGGCTTGAGGTAGACTTCCATCCTCTTAAGCTCAGCGGAAGAGTCACCAAGGTAAACAAAGTGGCAGCAACACACTTGAGAAAAGGGAAACTATACCATCTGTacagttttttgtgttgtttttttgtaagatTAATTCACCATAACTTAACTCTCCTAGGTGCTGAACTGGGTGAGAGACCAGGCCGAGAAGGAGTCTGACCTCCAGCAGTATGTTCCTCACCTGCAGAGTAACACCATCCTGCGTCTCCTGCAACAAGTAATTTTCTTCAACCTTTTTCCTTCCGTTACAAATGCTTTAAGTTCAAATCACATCTTCACTGTGATCATGgtcattttatctttttctatGTTTGTTATATTAGGTTGCACAGATCTACCAGAGCATCGAGTTCAGTCGTCTGGCCTCCCTGGTTCCGTTTGTGGACGCCTTCCAGCTAGAGCGTTCCATTGTGGATGCTGCCAGGCACTGTGATCTACAGGTAAGGTCATGATCCAGGGGGTGATGCATTATGAATTCATAAAAACTAGCACTATTCTGACAAAAGTGGTGTTAACAGTCATGAGGATACATTGAAAGGTATTAGTCTTTTTCATAATGTGTTCCACTATTTTTCTCACATTACTTTTGGTGTTGTAGGTCCGAATAGACCACTCCTCTCGAACTCTTAGCTTTGGATCTGACCTGAACTACTCGACCAAAGAGGATGCTCCAGTTGGTCCCTTCCTGCAGAACATGCCCTCAGAGCAGATCAGGAACCAGCTGACTGCCATGTCTGCCTCTTTGGCCAAGGCCATCCAGGTCATCAAGCCCGCCTCCATGCTGGTGAGTTCAGCCTCATAATGGACCAGAGCCACCTGCAGACATCTGATCTATGACTAAAATCAACATTGTCTTACTCACACATACTTGAATCTTCAAGCACTACTAAAGTTTCATTCATAATTAGTTGCTTTTGGCAAAATAGTTAATGCTTTATTCTTCAACTCTCTTAATTGCAATTTGGCCCCATTCATCCCTTTTTCAGCAAGAGCGTGAGGAGCAGAGCCAGCAGGCCATCGCTGCCTATCTTAAGAATGCCCGCAAGGACCACCAGCGCATCCTGGCTCGGAGACAGACCATCGAGGAGCGAAAGGAGCGCCTGGAAAGCCTCAACATACAGCGCGAGAAAGAGGAGCATGAGCAGCGGGAGGCTGAGCTGCAGAAGGTCCGCAAGGCTGAGGAGGAGCGTCTGCGCCAGGAGGccaaagagagggagaaggagcgCATCATGCAAGAGCACGAGCAGATAAAGAAGAAGACCGTGCGAGAACGGCTGGAACAAATCAAGAAGACTGAACTCGGAGCCAAAGCCTTCAAGGATATTGATATTGAGGTAAAGTGTAGCCAGTATAGCTGAGTGGATCCATAAGTTTAACTCATTTTTCCAGCAATAAGTCACATTAGTATAAAGTTCTTAAAGGTGAAACTTTGCCTGTTCTCTACAGGACCTGGAGGAGCTGGACCCCGACTTCATCATGGCTAAGCAGGTGGAGCAGCtcgagaaagagaagaaggaactACAGGAGCGTCTGAAGAACCAGGAGAAGAAGGTGAGGGAGTGATATATCGGTGCAAGCATCTGTCACCTATACGTGAACTGGATGTTaattatctctctctttctctccagaTTGACTACTTCGAGAGGGCAAAACGACTCGAAGAAATTCCTCTCATCAAAAAGGCCTATGAGGAGCAGCGCATCAAGGACATGGAACTGTGGGAGctccaggaggaggagagggtatgttttaaaaaaacaaaacaacaacccagTACTGATTGAAAAATGATCTAAACTACATATGTATGTCAAGGAAGTTAAATTAAGGATCCAGAATGTAAgaattagtttgtttgttttgtagatCAGTAACATGAAAGTTGAACGGGAGAAGGCTCTGGAGCACAAGAAGCGCATGTCCAGGATGATGGAAGACAAAGAAAACTTTTTGTCTAAAATAACTGCTGCCCGTAGCTTCATCTATGAGGTAAGATAAGAAAAGAGATCGTGTTCAGTCCCTGCAGCAATTTCACTTAGGAGTCAGCAGTGTTTTCAAAACACAATTTGCTCTCTTTCAAAGGAAAAACTGAAGTCATTCGAGGAGCGCttggtggaggagaggaagaagcgcatggaagaaagaaagaagcagcgCAAAGAGGACAGGCGTAACAATTACTACCGCCAAAAAGAAGAGGATGCACAACGTATCCATGAGGAGCAGCTCAAGAAAGGTAATTAGTATCACTTAACTCGTTTACTTGgtcagcagaaaaaaatgttaaatgtaaatccttagttctttcagtttgtgttaTTTGAATGCATCAAGTTTACTGTCCTGGGTTTGTCACAGAGCGTGAGGATGCTGAGCGCATTGAACAAGAGCagcgagaggaggaggagagggagtacCAGGAGCGCCTGCGCaagctggaggagcaggagaggaagCAACGCGCTCGTCAGCAGGAGATTGAGGAGCGTGAACGCCGCcgtgaagaggagagaaagggcCCACCAGAAGAAAAAGCCAAAGCTGTAAGTTTATGATCAGAGAGTGCACGTATTGACTATGTTTTATACAAGTATGAAGGAAGCGTGGGAATCACAAGTAATTCATACAATATTTTATCATTCAGTTTTTCAGGATAATCACATTATAGTGTCTGGAATACAGATCATTCTATGAATGCCTGAACGCAGAGTTTAAATGTTTAGAGTATATGTACCTTTTATAGAATCATTGTGAGATAATGAGATATAATGGTGCCTATCAGTTACATAACAAGAGAATGTGTGAAGAAGCAGATAAGGTAAACAGACCATTGACTGATCCTAATTAATGGCACCATGTGTTATTTCTTTACACAGGACTGGGGGggtgagaaggaggagggaggaggaggaggatggaggaagcgCACTGAAGGCGGTGATTCAGAATGGCGTCGTCCTGTGCCTGACAGGTGTGTGTAATCCTACCTGCTTATTGTTAACCTCATTAAACTATGAGCGGCTGCTCTAATGGTACCTGTGCTCTCTCTTTAGGGAGTGGAGACAAGAGGGTCGTGAAGaaggggaagagaaagaggcacCCTTCAGGCGAGGAGAGCCCTCACGTAGGGGTGGAGATGACCGAGGACCCCGTAGGGGCTTTGAGGATGATCGAGGTCCACGTCGCAGTGCAGATGATGACCGTCCTCCACGCAGAGGAATGGATGATGACCGAGGTCCACGCAGAGGCTTTGATGAAGACCGTGGCCCAAGGCGTGGCTTTGATGATGATCGCGCTCCTAGACGTGGCTTTGATGATGACAGAGGTTCACGTAGAGGCATGGAAGACAGGGGTCCCAGGCGTGGGGCTGATGATGACTGGGGTCCCAGGCGTGGGGCTGATGATGAcagaggtggaagaagaggCATGGATGATGGGCCCCGTCGTGGTGGTGAAGACCCCAAAGCCTGGAAGCCCCTCGTCAAAACTGGTAAGCAAGCAGCCGTTCAGCTCCTCATAAATGAtagaaatgtctgaaaatgtaaCCCACCAAAGGTTTGTTGAGTACTTCAGCTGCTCAGGAGTTTAGTGTCTAGATGTAGGAACTTTGTGTTTAACAGCATGACGAGCCCTTGCTTCTATTGCAGGTGGTTGGCGTGAGCGGGAAAAAGCCCGGGAGGACAGCTGGGGTCCACCTCGTGATGACAATGATAacgaagaggaagaagagggaaaatCCAGCGACCGCTTCAGAGACCGTCCTCCACCCAGGTGGGTGTGACTTTAATAAATGCAAACATATCAGTGACCTGTTGAGTGAGTTATGGCAGTTGTTAATGTTGGAACTATGTATTCAGAGAGGATGCCTGGAGGAGGGCGGGCACAGACGAAGGATCCAACTGGAGAAGTTCTCGCCGAGAGGACACTGACAATGATGATCGTCGTGACAGAGATGAACGCCGTGACCGTGAAGATCGCCGTGGTGACCGCCGTGAGCGTCGTGATGATGAACCGAGAGTCCCACCCAGAGAGTCTGATGAGGGTAAATCAGAACATAAAGATCAATACACTATAGTGGTCATCTTATCACAATGATACTGACAGGATCTAAATAGTGAAACAGGTGTTTCAGAACTCTATTCAGCACTCTTGTAGCACCCCAGTTGGGTATATTAAGTGGAGTGGTGTATTCAGCCAGCAGATGTCACTATTTACTTGTGTAATTACTGCTTTAGTGTTCCTGCCAAGATACTCATGTCAGACAAATGAATAAACTTTTGAACTCATGTTCTTGTAAAAGTCAGTGCGTCACATCACTACTTGGACATCTGCTAATGAGCTGCTTTGTGTCCTCAGGAAGCTCCTGGCGTCGTGGAGGTGAAAAGCCGGTGGATCAGGACAGGGACCAGCCCAGAGAGAGGGAGCGCGAACAGGGCCTTGATGAGGACAAGTCCTGGCGCGGTGACAAAGACCCCCGTCGCACTAAGAACGAGACAGATGATGACGGCTGGACTACTGTCCGCCGCTGAGTCCAAACGTCTGCATCCAATTGgctcatttaaatgataaattggTTTTGAAAATATGACTACAAGCTTCTGATACATCTGTGCGTTGTTCctattgaatgaatgaaatatttgtAGACAGTAGTGGAGTATTTTccttttatctttattttgacTTCCAGCAATTCAGAACCAGACACAAAACACCATCAACCAATGAAACTGTGTGCACTTGGGCCTCATGCAAACCAtccaaaaaaacccatcatCAGAAATGACCCACCACCAATGGTTAGGAGTGTTATTACCCAAATTAATAAAGTGATATTGACAATACTGAAAACCAATG encodes:
- the eif3s10 gene encoding eukaryotic translation initiation factor 3 subunit A, coding for MPAYFQRPENALKRANEFLEVGKKQPALDVLYDVIKSKKHRTWQKIHEPIMLKYLELCVDLRKSHLAKEGLYQYKNICQQVNIKSLEDVVRAYLKLAEEKTETAKGESQQMVLDIEDLDNIQTPESVLLSAVSGEDTQDRTDRLLLTPWVKFLWESYRQCLDLLRNNSKVERLYHDIAQQAFKFCLQYTRKAEFRKLCDNLRMHLGQIQRHHNQSTAINLNNPESQSMHLETRLVQLDSAISMELWQEAFKAVEDIHGLFALSKKPPKPQLMANYYNKVSTVFWKSGNALFHACTLHRLYHLSREMRKNLTQDEMQRMSTRVLLATLSIPITPERTDIARLLDMDGIIVEKHRRLATLLGLQSPPTRQSLINDMVRFNLLQYVVPDIKELYNWLEVDFHPLKLSGRVTKVLNWVRDQAEKESDLQQYVPHLQSNTILRLLQQVAQIYQSIEFSRLASLVPFVDAFQLERSIVDAARHCDLQVRIDHSSRTLSFGSDLNYSTKEDAPVGPFLQNMPSEQIRNQLTAMSASLAKAIQVIKPASMLQEREEQSQQAIAAYLKNARKDHQRILARRQTIEERKERLESLNIQREKEEHEQREAELQKVRKAEEERLRQEAKEREKERIMQEHEQIKKKTVRERLEQIKKTELGAKAFKDIDIEDLEELDPDFIMAKQVEQLEKEKKELQERLKNQEKKIDYFERAKRLEEIPLIKKAYEEQRIKDMELWELQEEERISNMKVEREKALEHKKRMSRMMEDKENFLSKITAARSFIYEEKLKSFEERLVEERKKRMEERKKQRKEDRRNNYYRQKEEDAQRIHEEQLKKEREDAERIEQEQREEEEREYQERLRKLEEQERKQRARQQEIEERERRREEERKGPPEEKAKADWGGEKEEGGGGGWRKRTEGGDSEWRRPVPDREWRQEGREEGEEKEAPFRRGEPSRRGGDDRGPRRGFEDDRGPRRSADDDRPPRRGMDDDRGPRRGFDEDRGPRRGFDDDRAPRRGFDDDRGSRRGMEDRGPRRGADDDWGPRRGADDDRGGRRGMDDGPRRGGEDPKAWKPLVKTGGWREREKAREDSWGPPRDDNDNEEEEEGKSSDRFRDRPPPREDAWRRAGTDEGSNWRSSRREDTDNDDRRDRDERRDREDRRGDRRERRDDEPRVPPRESDEGSSWRRGGEKPVDQDRDQPREREREQGLDEDKSWRGDKDPRRTKNETDDDGWTTVRR